The Campylobacter sp. CN_NE2 genome contains a region encoding:
- a CDS encoding adenylate kinase, protein MKNLFLIIGAPGSGKTTDANIIAQNNESIAHYSTGDLLRAEVASGSELGAKIDSFISKGNLVPLEIVVGAITSAIKNSPKDFVIIDGYPRSVEQMSKFDEVLKDEDEIELSAVIEVAVSENTAKERVLGRARGADDNEEVFYNRMKVFNEPIGAIREFYGNKGIFYSVDGERTIEEIVADMNEIIAKKIANEE, encoded by the coding sequence ATGAAAAATCTATTTTTAATCATCGGAGCGCCGGGCAGCGGTAAAACCACCGACGCAAACATAATCGCGCAAAATAACGAAAGTATCGCCCACTATTCAACAGGCGATTTGCTTCGTGCAGAAGTCGCAAGCGGAAGCGAACTAGGTGCTAAAATCGATAGCTTTATCTCAAAAGGAAATCTCGTTCCACTTGAAATCGTAGTGGGAGCTATAACTTCTGCGATAAAAAATTCGCCAAAAGATTTTGTTATAATTGATGGCTACCCAAGAAGCGTAGAGCAAATGAGTAAATTTGATGAAGTTTTAAAGGACGAAGATGAAATCGAGCTTTCAGCAGTCATCGAAGTCGCCGTTAGCGAAAATACTGCAAAAGAACGAGTTTTGGGTCGTGCAAGGGGCGCTGATGATAACGAAGAAGTTTTTTACAATCGTATGAAAGTTTTTAACGAACCAATCGGCGCAATCCGCGAATTTTACGGCAACAAGGGCATTTTTTACTCAGTCGATGGCGAACGCACAATCGAAGAAATTGTTGCCGATATGAACGAAATAATTGCGAAAAAAATCGCAAACGAAGAGTAG
- the aspS gene encoding aspartate--tRNA ligase translates to MRSHYCTDLGKNDIGKEVSVCGWVNSYRDHGGVVFIDLRDKTGLIQLVCDPKDSKNAYEVANEARNEFVLRAKGKVRARGEGLVNPKLKTGEIEIVVENLTIENPSEPLPFVIGDKSVNEEIKLKYRFLDLRTNENYERFKLRSKAAIAARNALDELGFIEVETPILTRATPEGARDYLVPSRVYPGSFYALPQSPQLFKQLLMCSGFDRYFQIAKCFRDEDLRADRQPEFTQIDVEMSFCEQEDVINVGEKVLKDIFSACGHEIKTPFRRMEYKEAMELYGSDKPDLRFEMPLIDVADIFEKSNNEMFANLGSDKKKNRVKALVVKGGDKIFSKRQMQGFEEFVRKFGAQGLAFIQVKEEGLKGPLVKFFAENEINELVSRCDLAVGDVVFFGAGKKKIVLDYMGRFRIFLANELNLIDENKFEFLWVVNFPMFEQNDDGSYSAMHHPFTMPNNPDEADIEDITSIAYDVVLNGVELGGGSIRIHKADIQEKVFKLLKIEPDEQREKFGFLLDALSFGAPPHGGIAIGFDRLMMLVTKSSSIRDVIAFPKTQRAQCPMTKAPSEVSLDQLQELGLRINLKDKK, encoded by the coding sequence TTGCGAAGTCATTATTGCACTGATTTAGGTAAAAACGACATCGGAAAGGAAGTTAGCGTTTGTGGTTGGGTAAATTCTTATCGCGATCACGGCGGTGTTGTTTTTATAGATTTAAGAGATAAAACAGGTCTAATTCAGCTTGTTTGCGACCCAAAAGATAGCAAAAATGCTTACGAAGTTGCAAACGAAGCTAGAAACGAATTTGTTCTAAGAGCAAAAGGTAAAGTTAGAGCCAGAGGCGAAGGTTTGGTAAATCCAAAGCTTAAAACAGGCGAAATCGAAATCGTCGTGGAAAATTTGACAATCGAAAATCCAAGCGAGCCGTTGCCGTTTGTCATCGGCGATAAAAGCGTAAATGAAGAAATCAAACTAAAATATCGCTTTTTGGATTTACGCACAAACGAAAACTACGAGCGATTTAAACTTCGCTCAAAAGCAGCTATTGCGGCACGAAATGCACTCGATGAGCTTGGTTTTATCGAAGTTGAAACTCCGATTTTAACACGCGCTACACCGGAAGGCGCAAGGGATTATTTGGTTCCTAGCAGGGTTTATCCGGGAAGTTTTTACGCGCTTCCGCAAAGCCCACAGCTTTTCAAACAGCTTTTAATGTGTTCAGGATTTGATAGATATTTTCAAATCGCAAAATGTTTTAGAGATGAAGATTTGCGAGCAGATCGCCAACCTGAATTTACTCAAATCGATGTTGAGATGAGCTTTTGCGAACAAGAAGATGTTATAAATGTCGGCGAAAAAGTGCTTAAAGACATTTTTAGCGCATGTGGTCATGAGATCAAAACGCCGTTTCGCCGTATGGAATACAAAGAAGCTATGGAGCTTTACGGCAGCGACAAGCCTGATTTGCGTTTTGAAATGCCGTTAATCGATGTTGCCGATATTTTTGAAAAATCAAACAACGAAATGTTTGCAAATTTGGGTAGTGATAAAAAGAAAAATCGCGTAAAAGCACTTGTCGTCAAAGGCGGAGATAAAATTTTTAGCAAACGACAAATGCAAGGCTTTGAAGAATTTGTTCGCAAATTTGGCGCTCAGGGACTAGCATTTATCCAAGTCAAAGAAGAAGGACTAAAAGGACCTTTGGTTAAATTCTTTGCCGAAAATGAAATCAACGAACTTGTAAGCCGTTGTGATTTAGCTGTCGGAGATGTCGTGTTTTTCGGCGCAGGAAAGAAAAAAATCGTGCTTGATTATATGGGACGATTTAGAATTTTCCTTGCAAACGAGCTAAATTTGATAGATGAGAACAAATTTGAGTTTTTATGGGTTGTAAATTTCCCAATGTTCGAGCAAAATGACGACGGAAGCTATTCAGCGATGCACCACCCATTTACTATGCCAAATAACCCTGACGAAGCAGACATCGAAGATATAACTTCTATCGCTTATGATGTCGTGCTAAACGGCGTTGAGCTGGGCGGCGGAAGTATTAGAATTCACAAAGCAGATATTCAAGAAAAAGTTTTCAAACTGCTTAAAATCGAACCAGACGAGCAAAGAGAGAAATTTGGCTTCTTGCTTGATGCGCTTAGCTTTGGTGCGCCACCACACGGTGGTATCGCCATCGGCTTTGATAGACTTATGATGCTAGTAACCAAATCAAGTAGCATTAGAGATGTCATCGCTTTCCCTAAAACGCAACGAGCGCAATGCCCTATGACAAAGGCTCCTAGCGAAGTAAGCCTTGATCAGCTACAAGAATTAGGTCTAAGAATAAATTTAAAGGATAAAAAATGA
- the ppa gene encoding inorganic diphosphatase — MDISKIKAGSNPDKINAVIEIPYGSNIKYEIDKESGAVCVDRVMYSAMFYPANYGFVPNTLADDGDPADILVLNEYPLQAGSVIPCRLIGVLVMEDESGMDEKLLAVPVSKIDPRYENIKSLSDLPKITLDRIKNFFETYKALEPGKWVKVKDYADAKKAEEILEKAIKNYK; from the coding sequence ATGGATATTTCTAAAATCAAAGCAGGTTCAAACCCTGATAAAATCAACGCTGTAATCGAAATTCCTTACGGCTCAAACATAAAATATGAAATCGACAAAGAAAGCGGTGCAGTGTGCGTCGATCGCGTTATGTATTCGGCGATGTTTTACCCTGCAAACTACGGCTTCGTGCCAAATACACTAGCAGATGACGGCGATCCTGCCGACATTTTGGTACTAAATGAATATCCGCTTCAAGCAGGCTCAGTTATCCCATGTCGCTTAATCGGCGTTTTGGTTATGGAAGATGAAAGCGGAATGGATGAAAAACTTCTAGCCGTGCCGGTTAGCAAAATCGACCCACGATATGAAAATATCAAATCTCTAAGCGATTTGCCAAAAATCACGCTTGATAGAATCAAAAATTTCTTTGAAACTTACAAAGCATTGGAGCCAGGTAAATGGGTGAAAGTTAAGGATTATGCTGATGCGAAAAAAGCAGAAGAAATCCTAGAAAAAGCGATTAAAAACTATAAATAA
- a CDS encoding AAA family ATPase gives MIERIYIKNLIGFKESELVFSGGLNVFTGISGAGKSVLMSAILAVFGLCESEANVVEADVGHKFDLDEFGIENEEPNNFRVLKEKSARYFVNSQMISKKNLNLAVGSYIKFLGAKNADELGSENLLNLLDILVCKNEPEFREFLSNFRAKFAEFSRVLKELKKIEEEENKIEELKEFAKFEIDKISSISPKFGEYDELIEIKKKLSKKDKIIELWDKAERIFELEKSVSEALNLSGFDSGFFEDCMNELRVKKESLNLDELDEIDIEQILDRIEALSGLNRRYGSIEETLKILQIRKNELEHYEKISFEKRDLQSKFANLQDEILKSSNFISKKRKSVANLLENSINSYLSQLYMNNVILNFKEKNIDENGSDEVFVSINETEFKNLSSGEINRLRLAFIAANLDISGCGSGVLILDEIDSNLSGKEAMSIAVVLQKISKFYQIFAISHQPQLSSKAHTHFLVSKSEGVSSVTNLRKDEKINELARMISGEVITKEALEFAKKLVC, from the coding sequence ATGATAGAGCGAATTTACATTAAAAATTTAATCGGCTTTAAAGAGAGTGAGCTGGTTTTTTCAGGCGGTTTAAATGTTTTTACGGGCATTAGCGGGGCTGGAAAATCAGTGCTAATGAGTGCGATTTTAGCGGTGTTTGGGCTGTGCGAAAGCGAAGCAAATGTCGTTGAAGCCGATGTCGGGCATAAATTTGATCTTGATGAATTTGGCATAGAAAATGAAGAGCCAAACAATTTTCGAGTTTTGAAGGAAAAATCTGCAAGGTATTTTGTAAATTCGCAGATGATTTCAAAGAAAAATCTAAATTTGGCAGTTGGTTCATACATAAAATTTTTAGGCGCTAAAAATGCAGATGAGCTTGGTAGCGAGAATTTATTAAATTTGTTAGATATTTTAGTTTGCAAAAACGAGCCTGAATTTAGAGAATTTTTATCAAATTTTAGGGCAAAATTTGCCGAATTTTCAAGAGTTTTAAAAGAACTTAAAAAAATCGAAGAAGAAGAAAATAAAATCGAAGAGCTTAAAGAATTTGCTAAATTTGAAATCGATAAAATTTCATCTATTTCGCCTAAATTTGGCGAATACGACGAGCTTATAGAAATCAAAAAAAAGCTTAGCAAAAAAGATAAGATTATCGAGCTTTGGGACAAGGCAGAGCGAATTTTTGAGTTGGAAAAAAGCGTAAGTGAGGCTTTGAATTTAAGCGGATTTGATAGCGGTTTTTTTGAAGATTGTATGAACGAATTAAGAGTAAAAAAAGAAAGCTTAAATTTGGACGAACTTGACGAGATCGACATAGAGCAAATTTTAGATAGAATAGAAGCGTTAAGTGGCTTAAATAGGCGATACGGAAGCATTGAAGAGACTCTTAAAATTTTGCAAATTCGAAAAAATGAGCTAGAACATTATGAAAAAATTAGCTTTGAAAAGCGGGATTTACAAAGCAAATTTGCAAATTTGCAAGATGAAATCTTAAAAAGTTCAAATTTTATTTCAAAGAAACGAAAAAGCGTGGCAAATTTGCTTGAAAATTCGATAAATTCGTATTTGTCGCAACTTTATATGAATAATGTAATTTTAAATTTCAAAGAAAAAAATATTGATGAAAACGGAAGCGATGAAGTTTTTGTAAGTATCAATGAAACCGAGTTTAAAAATTTAAGCTCCGGCGAGATAAATCGCCTCCGCCTTGCCTTTATAGCGGCGAATTTAGATATTTCAGGTTGCGGAAGCGGTGTTTTGATATTAGATGAAATTGATTCAAATTTAAGCGGAAAAGAGGCGATGAGTATCGCCGTTGTTTTGCAAAAAATTTCAAAATTTTATCAAATTTTTGCTATCTCTCATCAGCCGCAGCTTAGCTCCAAAGCCCATACTCACTTTTTAGTCAGCAAAAGCGAAGGTGTTTCGTCTGTTACAAATTTAAGAAAAGATGAGAAAATCAATGAATTAGCCCGTATGATAAGCGGCGAAGTTATAACCAAAGAAGCCCTAGAATTCGCTAAAAAATTAGTCTGCTAG
- a CDS encoding NAD(+) kinase produces the protein MENQNNKIHLNLNTIGLVAKKSEEIAPQIEKIVKILKKKNINLLVEKSSAEFFGLKGVEFKEILENTNVFISLGGDGTLISTARTLALKNAFILGVHAGTLGFLTDTKLDEFAKFMDDFLGGNYEIQKPIILDVVLENKNGKVIKKVAFNDVVITRSLTSSMAKIDAFLNRKYFNTYFGDGVLVSSPIGSTAYNMSSGGSIVYPLCDVFCLTPICSHSLSQRPLILPKDCMVSFKNSGGSEVSIVIDGQDAFDMSEFKSVSVGINKTRISLIRNAKADYFDILKEKLGWGQNA, from the coding sequence ATGGAAAATCAAAATAACAAAATTCATCTAAATTTAAACACTATCGGATTAGTTGCTAAAAAAAGCGAAGAAATCGCACCGCAAATCGAAAAAATCGTTAAAATTTTAAAGAAAAAAAATATAAATTTGCTGGTTGAAAAAAGCAGTGCCGAATTTTTTGGCTTAAAAGGTGTCGAATTTAAAGAAATATTAGAAAACACAAATGTTTTTATCAGCCTTGGCGGGGACGGCACGCTAATTAGCACAGCAAGAACACTAGCACTTAAAAATGCTTTTATTTTGGGCGTTCATGCAGGGACTTTGGGTTTTTTAACCGATACAAAGTTAGATGAATTTGCTAAATTTATGGACGATTTTTTGGGCGGAAATTATGAAATTCAAAAACCGATAATTTTAGATGTCGTGCTTGAAAATAAAAACGGAAAAGTTATTAAAAAAGTAGCATTTAATGATGTTGTTATCACTAGAAGCCTAACTTCTTCAATGGCAAAAATCGACGCGTTTTTAAATAGAAAATATTTTAACACATACTTTGGCGACGGTGTTTTGGTAAGTTCGCCGATTGGTTCAACTGCGTATAATATGAGCTCGGGCGGTTCTATCGTTTATCCGCTTTGTGATGTTTTTTGTTTAACGCCGATTTGTTCGCATAGTCTTTCGCAACGACCTTTGATTTTGCCAAAAGATTGTATGGTAAGCTTTAAAAATAGCGGTGGTTCGGAAGTTAGCATAGTTATCGACGGACAAGACGCTTTTGATATGAGCGAATTTAAAAGCGTAAGTGTGGGTATAAATAAAACTAGAATTTCGTTAATTCGCAATGCAAAGGCTGATTATTTCGATATTTTAAAAGAAAAGCTTGGCTGGGGGCAAAACGCCTAA